The Vicia villosa cultivar HV-30 ecotype Madison, WI linkage group LG1, Vvil1.0, whole genome shotgun sequence genome includes a region encoding these proteins:
- the LOC131604107 gene encoding uncharacterized protein LOC131604107, translated as MFERIEHRVCLRHLYANFKKKFGGGALIRDLMMEAAKATYYQGWLQKMNELKLIDLDAWTWLMGVPPKSWCKHAFSFYPKCDVLMNNISESFNATILSVRDKPILTMCEWIRLYLMNRCSASSAKLKKWPHKVMPIPRKRLDKEVMLSGHWLPTWAMEETFEVNHSYNGQKFVVDIAKRSCTCNFWELVGIPCRHAIAALSFRQQNPEDFVDSCYHRDKYAICYSFAISPINGEEMWPEVEADPIMPPMYKRGPGRPKKLRIRECGEEGARRRRLPGVSYRCTICDKFGHNAQTCKSTTQNPNALKRKKKVKLDAQTAATHEAESGATDVAQTAATDGVQTAATHEAESGATDVAQTAATDGVQTAATDGVQTETHQTDFFGDITDDVISSLPEFNSTQCSAVDGTSQRRGKKKMSPTKPIKRRTNERQKLFWFKKPITGPGASSEEPLSVTDEENNDESRRGKKKLKKNY; from the exons ATGTTTGAAAGAATTGAGCACAGGGTTTGTTTAAGGCATCTATATGCCAATTTCAAGAAAAAATTTGGAGGGGGTGCACTCATTAGAGATCTAATGATGGAGGCTGCAAAAGCCACTTACTACCAAGGCTGGTTACAAAAGATGAACGAATTAAAGTTGATAGATCTTGATGCCTGGACATGGTTAATGGGTGTTCCTCCAAAATcatggtgtaagcatgctttttCCTTTTACCCTAAATGTGATGTACTAATGAATAACATATCTGAATCATTTAATGCTACAATTTTAAGTGTAAGAGACAAACCTATTTTGACCATGTGTGAGTGGATTAGGCTGTACTTGATGAATAGATGTTCTGCCTCATCAGCCAAACTAAAAAAATGGCCTCATAAAGTAATGCCAATACCTAGGAAGAGGCTTGATAAAGAAGTCATGCTAAGTGGGCACTGGTTGCCCACTTGGGCAATGGAAGAGACCTTTGAGGTGAATCATTCATATAATGGTCAGAAGTTTGTAGTTGACATTGCTAAGAGAAGTTGTACTTGTAATTTCTGGGAGCTAGTTGGCATCCCTTGTAGACATGCTATTGCTGCTCTATCTTTCAGACAACAGAATCCAGAAGATTTTGTAGACAGTTGCTATCATAGGGACAAGTATGCCATATGTTATAGTTTTGCTATAAGTCCAATAAATGGTGAAGAAATGTGGCCTGAGGTAGAAGCTGATCCAATAATGCCCCCCATGTACAAGAGAGGTCCTGGAAGGCCTAAGAAATTAAGGATTAGGGAGTGTGGAGAAGAAGGTGCTAGAAGAAGGAGATTACCAGGTGTGTCTTATAGGTGCACCATTTGTGACAAATTTGGTCACAAtgctcaaacttgcaaaagcacaaCTCAGAATCCCAATGCACTTAAAAGAAAG AAAAAAGTTAAGTTGGATGCTCAAACTGCTGCAACTCATGAAGCTGAATCTGGTGCAACTGATGTAGCCCAAACTGCTGCAACAGATGGAGTTCAAACTGCTGCAACTCATGAAGCTGAATCTGGTGCAACTGATGTAGCCCAAACTGCTGCAACAGATGGAGTCCAAACTGCTGCAACAGATGGAGTTCAAACTGAGACACATCagactgatttttttggagaCATCACTGATGATGTGATCTCAAGCCTGCCAGAGTTTAACTCTACCCAATGCTCTGCTGTGGATGGAACCTCACAAAGGAGAGGTAAGAAAAAGATGTCACCTACCAAGCCAATCAAGAGGAGGACAAATGAAAGACAGAAGTTGTTCTGGTTTAAAAAACCAATAACTGGCCCAGGTGCTAGCTCTGAAGAACCATTATCAGTGACTGATGAAGAGAACAATGATGAGTCAAGGCGTGGgaagaagaaattgaagaagaacTATTAA